In Lentibacillus amyloliquefaciens, one DNA window encodes the following:
- a CDS encoding acylphosphatase, producing the protein MKEKQGISLPQLTNDIVKSARKTRLDAFAVALEGWRRGLKLKWYTKDSEHFNDMIIFGVNPPGRLFSLSSDKRTHYFFRTRGDKVTNEAVEIGSEKDDTKEWLDKAGVPVPQGKGFEEEATDEEIIQYAKGIGFPLVLKPTNASLGNGVVTNIQNEQAFIKAIDYVRYELEYREVVVEQYVEGKEYRVYVIDGKAIGAYNRVPANIIGDGTHNIEELIELKNNERKKNARLNSCLIKMDMEIFEFIQSSGYTLKSIPKKGEQIFLRQKTNISSGGDPIDVTDQMPEHYKEVAVNALKAVPGLYHGGVDLIVNGNKAVVIELNPTAQIGGILYPLKGKSRNIPGAIIDYYFPETKGMDTSDSQIYFDLIDVLEPLENRSAIEVEVTSAPMGKLHAKRFVVTGTVQRHSYHRWLKMQAMDRNLHGYVKNMVFDEIEIVVAGTNKSDITEFKKMIDQYTQSSKVKNIEEEDFHEPVMVGFEIAEVYNTSSLKSTQFALRKMEKDLKHMTKQKNRIEKDNQQILDSTSWRFTEAFRKIGSAIKKSK; encoded by the coding sequence ATGAAAGAGAAACAGGGAATAAGCCTGCCTCAACTTACAAATGACATTGTCAAAAGTGCACGAAAGACCCGCCTTGATGCATTTGCTGTGGCACTGGAAGGCTGGCGCAGAGGCCTCAAATTAAAATGGTATACAAAGGACTCGGAACATTTTAATGACATGATTATTTTCGGAGTCAATCCGCCTGGAAGGTTATTCTCACTCAGTTCTGATAAACGGACCCATTATTTTTTCAGGACGAGAGGTGACAAGGTAACCAATGAAGCGGTGGAAATCGGTTCCGAAAAAGATGATACGAAGGAATGGCTTGACAAAGCGGGCGTACCTGTCCCACAGGGAAAAGGATTTGAAGAGGAAGCGACAGATGAGGAGATTATCCAGTACGCGAAAGGAATTGGCTTTCCACTTGTCTTAAAGCCAACGAATGCCAGCCTCGGGAATGGCGTTGTAACGAATATTCAAAATGAACAAGCGTTCATCAAAGCGATTGATTATGTAAGATATGAATTGGAATATCGGGAAGTAGTTGTAGAGCAGTATGTTGAAGGCAAGGAGTACCGTGTCTATGTTATTGATGGTAAGGCTATCGGAGCGTATAACAGGGTGCCGGCCAATATAATCGGTGACGGGACACACAACATCGAAGAACTGATTGAGCTGAAAAATAATGAGCGTAAGAAAAATGCAAGATTAAACAGCTGCCTGATTAAAATGGATATGGAAATTTTCGAATTCATTCAGTCATCGGGGTATACACTCAAAAGCATCCCTAAAAAGGGAGAGCAAATCTTCCTCAGACAGAAAACCAATATTTCATCCGGAGGCGATCCGATAGATGTCACGGATCAAATGCCAGAACACTACAAGGAAGTTGCTGTTAATGCCCTTAAAGCTGTTCCGGGACTATACCATGGTGGTGTCGATTTGATCGTTAATGGTAATAAAGCAGTGGTGATTGAATTGAATCCAACCGCGCAAATTGGTGGCATACTATACCCGTTGAAAGGGAAATCACGTAACATACCCGGTGCCATCATCGATTATTATTTCCCGGAAACAAAAGGGATGGATACGTCAGACTCCCAAATCTACTTTGATCTTATTGATGTATTGGAACCGTTGGAAAACAGGTCTGCTATTGAGGTGGAGGTTACGTCAGCCCCAATGGGCAAGCTGCATGCGAAGCGTTTTGTTGTAACCGGCACTGTGCAGCGACACAGCTACCATCGCTGGCTAAAGATGCAGGCAATGGACAGAAACTTGCATGGCTATGTCAAAAATATGGTGTTTGATGAAATCGAAATCGTCGTAGCTGGAACGAATAAATCAGACATAACAGAATTCAAAAAAATGATTGATCAGTATACGCAGAGTTCAAAGGTGAAAAATATCGAAGAAGAAGACTTTCATGAACCTGTCATGGTTGGATTTGAAATTGCCGAAGTATATAACACATCTAGTTTAAAATCAACTCAATTTGCACTAAGAAAAATGGAAAAAGATTTGAAGCATATGACGAAGCAAAAGAATCGGATTGAAAAGGACAACCAACAAATTTTGGACAGTACGTCGTGGAGATTCACAGAAGCTTTTAGAAAAATTGGGAGTGCAATAAAGAAAAGCAAATAA
- a CDS encoding acylphosphatase — protein MENYKNSWLPHLKDAVPKAAQGKGTCMYTIALEGWRRGLELRFIKKKGSGLLRSVSFSLSDGKTKHVFSGSRGDYVSREAKEICRDKGLTNQYLEEADVSIPGGKLFEAGTALKSMISYAKRLGFPVVVKPSDSEGGGVGVKTNIKDEDELKEVLKKVKANERNTIIERFFTGDDFRVYVLEDKVIGAFQRRAASVVGNGKSDISTLLEQKNKERQKSPFLSSNKIKIDQSMKGFLQEKGLTPSYVPKKDERVFLRRNGEYFGQRDSVNVTDELPQKMKGIAISAVQAIPGLLHGGVDMLINLDTNEGVVNEINSRAQISNHVFPIEGKAIDIPKHIIDYYFPETKNDKATDVKYIFDFKTVVDSFESGTAKEIKIPPIPAGLKTVRRYVVTGNNFNNKYRKWLQRQALERNLDGYVRTIDNNSISIVVAGSEYVVKSFKDVIKESSPKPAIIRNVKGMMFNKPVKVGFELRQNTRRNREIKQKTSQQKPVQQKKKKQKKQSFAFRVIKFPFRVLRKIKNKIV, from the coding sequence ATGGAGAATTATAAAAATTCATGGCTGCCACATTTAAAAGATGCCGTTCCAAAAGCTGCACAAGGAAAAGGAACTTGTATGTATACGATCGCTTTGGAAGGCTGGCGGAGAGGATTAGAGTTAAGATTTATTAAGAAAAAAGGTTCAGGGTTGCTGCGCTCTGTATCTTTTTCATTAAGTGACGGAAAAACCAAACATGTGTTTAGCGGTTCACGTGGAGACTATGTTTCCAGAGAAGCGAAAGAGATATGCAGGGATAAAGGGCTGACAAATCAGTATTTGGAAGAAGCAGACGTTTCTATACCCGGCGGCAAACTTTTTGAAGCAGGCACCGCACTCAAGTCTATGATCAGTTATGCTAAAAGACTGGGCTTTCCGGTAGTCGTAAAGCCTAGTGACTCTGAGGGTGGCGGTGTCGGTGTCAAAACTAACATAAAAGATGAAGATGAGTTGAAGGAAGTTTTAAAAAAAGTTAAAGCCAATGAAAGAAATACGATCATCGAAAGGTTTTTTACGGGCGATGACTTTAGAGTTTATGTTCTTGAAGATAAAGTAATAGGCGCTTTCCAAAGAAGGGCTGCTAGTGTTGTTGGGAACGGGAAATCGGATATCAGCACATTACTTGAACAGAAGAACAAAGAAAGGCAAAAAAGTCCGTTCTTATCATCCAATAAAATCAAAATTGATCAGTCAATGAAAGGTTTCCTGCAAGAAAAAGGCTTAACACCATCGTATGTCCCCAAAAAAGATGAAAGAGTATTTCTGAGGCGCAACGGAGAATATTTTGGTCAGCGAGATTCAGTAAATGTAACGGATGAACTTCCACAAAAAATGAAGGGTATAGCCATTTCGGCAGTACAAGCGATACCGGGGCTACTGCATGGCGGGGTTGATATGCTTATCAACCTTGATACAAACGAAGGTGTTGTTAACGAGATTAATTCAAGAGCCCAAATCAGTAATCACGTATTTCCAATCGAAGGTAAAGCAATTGATATCCCCAAACATATCATTGATTATTACTTCCCGGAGACTAAGAACGATAAGGCAACGGATGTTAAATACATTTTTGATTTTAAAACAGTCGTTGATAGTTTTGAATCAGGCACTGCAAAAGAGATTAAAATACCACCGATTCCGGCTGGTCTGAAAACAGTGAGGCGTTATGTTGTAACAGGAAACAATTTTAATAACAAATATCGCAAATGGCTGCAGCGGCAGGCGTTGGAAAGGAATCTGGATGGTTATGTCAGAACGATCGACAACAACAGTATATCCATTGTCGTTGCAGGGTCAGAATACGTGGTCAAGTCGTTTAAAGATGTAATCAAGGAATCATCCCCAAAACCAGCAATTATAAGAAATGTAAAAGGGATGATGTTTAATAAACCGGTTAAGGTAGGGTTTGAACTAAGGCAGAATACCAGGAGAAATAGAGAGATAAAACAGAAAACGTCACAACAAAAACCCGTGCAACAGAAAAAGAAGAAACAGAAAAAGCAATCTTTTGCGTTTAGAGTGATTAAATTTCCTTTTAGGGTATTAAGAAAAATTAAGAATAAAATAGTGTGA
- a CDS encoding YheC/YheD family protein: MRNIKKPQKFVRLVAKATKYNKIDLVYFTANDVDVEQEIINGLMLIENKWVRKEVPIPEFIDINVYCFKHKKVMNFLRTRSTLSSGKFAPKDVVNKKVLEDGEFAHLIIPTESIIDFKTFYSFLKKHGTIIIKPKLGQRGEGIYMLSQTKRHYILTYENQDIKLNKRKLKHFFKNDINKERYIFQKHINSRTKNGEPFDCRIRLERNGVNKWQAAVYLIRIGTGQKIVSNVAQGGSVSELTPYLKANYENWEAVRDSLREIGNKLPYKMEQIFNKKITSMGIDLGIDKAGNPYLFEVNTAPGHEFAMGDIALIKSEHYKYRLAKTESDSKN; the protein is encoded by the coding sequence ATGCGAAATATTAAAAAACCCCAAAAATTTGTAAGACTTGTTGCTAAAGCTACCAAATACAACAAGATTGACCTGGTCTATTTCACCGCTAATGATGTGGATGTGGAACAAGAAATCATAAACGGTTTGATGCTTATTGAGAACAAATGGGTGCGCAAAGAGGTTCCAATACCTGAGTTTATCGATATCAACGTGTATTGCTTTAAACATAAAAAGGTAATGAATTTCCTAAGGACTAGAAGCACTTTATCTTCTGGCAAGTTCGCTCCGAAAGATGTCGTGAATAAAAAAGTTTTAGAGGATGGCGAATTTGCTCATTTAATCATACCAACAGAAAGTATTATAGATTTTAAAACATTCTATAGCTTTTTAAAAAAACACGGGACCATTATTATCAAACCAAAACTTGGCCAAAGGGGTGAAGGCATTTACATGCTTTCCCAAACTAAACGTCATTACATACTGACCTACGAAAACCAGGATATAAAATTAAACAAACGCAAACTTAAACATTTCTTTAAAAATGATATCAATAAAGAACGGTATATTTTTCAAAAGCATATTAATTCAAGAACTAAAAACGGTGAACCCTTTGATTGCAGAATACGCCTTGAGAGAAACGGGGTTAATAAATGGCAGGCAGCAGTATATCTAATCAGAATCGGTACCGGCCAAAAAATCGTGTCAAATGTTGCACAGGGCGGCAGTGTCAGTGAATTAACGCCTTACCTGAAAGCGAATTATGAAAACTGGGAAGCAGTCAGGGACTCTCTAAGGGAAATAGGCAATAAATTACCTTATAAAATGGAACAGATCTTTAATAAAAAAATAACGTCCATGGGGATTGACCTCGGAATCGATAAAGCTGGAAACCCATACTTATTCGAGGTCAACACTGCACCTGGTCATGAATTCGCCATGGGAGATATCGCCTTAATAAAATCCGAGCATTATAAATACAGACTTGCCAAAACAGAAAGTGACAGTAAAAATTAG
- a CDS encoding acylphosphatase — MEEAYPNWLSKQMLSGVRRFNIDSFLVALEGWRRGLSLTFYSEHFEVTDLQLIGFEPTGKTFSLSSETKKHYFYRSRGDRVANDAVDIGSSKEKTKVYLKRAGVPTSEGFSFSKEKDLEDVIQSSIKIGFPLVVKPTFGSLGMGVITNIDSEDNLRDSLDYVFSEFEYTDFIIERHIIGEDVRVYVTGDKAVGATKRTPANVTGDGTHTIEELIELKNESRKLNPQTSTRLIKVDDDIRNFMSQQKLQLTDIPEEGTVIYLKGQSNISSGGDSVDVTEELSDDIKNTAINAVKAIPGLNQAGVDIIVNEKGTVIIEINATAGISLHTFPLYGEAQNIAEKIIDFYFPETKGIAAESSAIFFDYKAILELLRSRSVKALELTNAPVGKLFAKRYVISGKVQDVGFRRWLQKQAVARGLHGYTRNLRNGKVVVVVGDTDKANVNAFKDICYEGPVQAEVSDIQEYFWDKQIKIGFEIRSMNKAKKS, encoded by the coding sequence ATGGAAGAGGCATACCCTAATTGGCTTTCGAAGCAGATGCTTTCCGGTGTGCGCAGGTTTAATATTGATTCATTTCTGGTTGCACTTGAAGGATGGAGAAGAGGGCTTTCTTTGACGTTTTATAGTGAGCACTTCGAGGTTACAGATCTTCAGCTTATCGGGTTTGAGCCGACAGGAAAAACATTCTCCCTCAGCTCAGAAACAAAGAAGCATTACTTCTACAGGTCAAGGGGAGACCGGGTAGCGAACGATGCTGTGGACATCGGCTCCAGTAAAGAAAAAACAAAGGTATATCTCAAAAGAGCAGGAGTTCCAACTTCTGAAGGTTTTAGTTTCTCAAAAGAAAAGGATTTGGAAGACGTCATTCAGTCGTCTATAAAAATCGGATTCCCGCTGGTTGTGAAACCTACCTTTGGAAGTCTTGGCATGGGCGTTATCACTAATATTGATTCAGAGGATAACTTAAGGGACAGCTTAGACTATGTATTTTCCGAATTTGAATACACAGATTTTATTATTGAAAGACATATTATTGGGGAAGATGTCCGTGTGTATGTGACAGGAGATAAGGCGGTTGGTGCCACCAAACGGACTCCTGCCAATGTTACGGGGGATGGCACACACACAATCGAAGAGTTAATTGAATTAAAGAATGAATCAAGAAAATTGAACCCTCAAACATCAACAAGGCTGATAAAGGTCGATGATGATATCCGGAACTTCATGTCTCAGCAAAAATTACAGCTTACCGATATTCCTGAAGAAGGTACGGTTATTTACCTGAAGGGACAGAGCAATATTTCTTCAGGCGGTGATTCGGTCGATGTGACGGAAGAACTGTCAGACGATATTAAAAACACTGCTATAAATGCTGTTAAAGCTATACCCGGATTAAACCAAGCTGGTGTGGATATAATTGTTAATGAAAAGGGTACAGTGATTATTGAAATTAACGCTACTGCCGGAATTTCACTGCATACATTTCCCTTATATGGAGAAGCACAGAATATAGCAGAAAAAATCATTGACTTTTACTTCCCTGAAACGAAAGGAATAGCAGCCGAGAGTTCGGCAATTTTCTTTGACTACAAAGCGATTCTGGAGCTGCTCAGAAGCCGAAGTGTAAAAGCGTTGGAGCTTACAAATGCCCCGGTTGGCAAATTGTTTGCAAAACGATATGTCATCTCAGGAAAAGTACAGGATGTTGGTTTCAGAAGGTGGCTTCAGAAGCAGGCCGTAGCCAGAGGCTTGCATGGGTATACAAGAAATTTACGCAACGGGAAAGTTGTTGTCGTTGTTGGTGACACTGATAAAGCCAATGTTAATGCGTTTAAAGATATTTGCTATGAAGGCCCGGTTCAGGCAGAAGTTAGTGATATTCAGGAATACTTCTGGGATAAACAAATTAAAATAGGGTTTGAAATCAGAAGTATGAATAAAGCCAAGAAGAGTTAA
- a CDS encoding ATP-grasp fold amidoligase family protein, with product MVTITSNNHLNDAYQSEKELELELTKKLMEKEAKIDQADKAIKNDKKELKHIEDSKTWKYAKPLQKQTGSRKKQNAYIMHMEEKLKETRQALYDMEEENNRLRLDSRKPDSNQMLNAINEAKNDGKLLNYLGKVIRQKHKHEANYNQVLRYAARLYMNEQEDFRNLVYSSVLAGLKMEDIPEFIIRSGVTDDISLRPAVSFRASLNRRMRQMQLMGSLPEWVLDNKLSGYSFADAMGIRRPWTPEEIYSMKNLPAQERIVIKPADGAGSRGVYLVNDFNDIVDMKRSKKLENWDELNRSMTHDLESGWVTHDEWTIEELILESRKMPASDIKFYCFYGKVGLILEIVRYPELKYCWWTATGERIRTGKYDQSLFKGKGVSQHELNAASDISKKIPAPFIRIDYLRSENELVFGEFTPKPGNYDEFDKATDQWLGDYFVEAEGRLINDLLEGKQFDDYIELANR from the coding sequence ATGGTTACAATAACGAGCAATAACCATTTAAATGACGCATACCAATCCGAAAAAGAATTGGAATTGGAACTGACGAAAAAGCTGATGGAAAAAGAAGCAAAAATTGACCAAGCGGACAAAGCCATTAAGAATGACAAAAAAGAGCTCAAACATATTGAGGACAGTAAAACATGGAAATACGCGAAACCACTGCAAAAACAAACCGGTTCGAGGAAAAAGCAAAACGCATACATTATGCATATGGAAGAAAAGCTAAAAGAGACTCGGCAAGCTTTGTATGACATGGAGGAAGAAAATAATCGGCTCAGATTGGACAGCCGCAAGCCGGACAGTAACCAGATGCTAAACGCCATCAACGAGGCCAAAAATGATGGGAAGCTGCTGAATTATCTTGGCAAAGTCATCCGGCAAAAGCATAAGCATGAGGCGAACTACAACCAGGTGCTAAGGTATGCAGCCAGGCTTTACATGAACGAACAAGAAGACTTTCGCAACTTGGTTTATTCCAGTGTATTGGCCGGTCTGAAAATGGAGGACATCCCCGAATTTATAATCAGATCTGGTGTGACGGATGATATATCGCTGCGGCCGGCCGTTTCTTTCCGGGCCAGCTTGAATCGGCGCATGCGGCAAATGCAGCTGATGGGCTCACTCCCGGAGTGGGTGTTGGATAACAAGCTGTCGGGTTATTCATTTGCAGACGCCATGGGAATCAGGAGACCGTGGACACCGGAAGAGATATACAGCATGAAGAATCTGCCCGCGCAAGAAAGGATAGTCATTAAACCGGCTGACGGTGCGGGTTCACGTGGTGTCTATCTTGTAAATGATTTTAATGATATAGTAGATATGAAAAGATCGAAAAAACTCGAAAATTGGGATGAACTGAATAGAAGCATGACACATGATCTTGAGTCCGGCTGGGTAACTCATGATGAATGGACTATTGAGGAACTTATTCTGGAAAGCCGAAAGATGCCGGCAAGTGACATTAAATTTTACTGTTTTTATGGCAAAGTAGGCCTTATTCTGGAGATTGTTCGTTATCCTGAGCTCAAATATTGCTGGTGGACCGCCACCGGTGAACGCATCCGGACAGGCAAATACGACCAAAGTTTGTTTAAAGGAAAAGGCGTTTCTCAGCATGAACTGAATGCGGCTTCGGATATAAGCAAAAAGATACCGGCACCGTTCATCCGGATTGATTATCTGCGATCGGAAAATGAATTGGTTTTCGGTGAATTCACGCCAAAGCCGGGAAATTATGATGAATTTGATAAAGCAACTGATCAGTGGCTTGGTGATTATTTTGTGGAAGCAGAAGGCCGGCTAATCAATGATTTGCTGGAAGGGAAGCAATTTGACGATTATATCGAGTTAGCTAACCGCTGA
- a CDS encoding acylphosphatase has protein sequence MVENNTEWLPHLSSEIISEAHGNLLDAYAVALEGWRRGLTLRWHVKNSEKFSEMYTWYVDNPGQLFSLSSKDRTHYFFRTRGDKVSNEAVVIGKDKEKTKQTLKEAGVPVPDGRQFTEEATDDTIIEYANEIGYPVVLKPTDGSFGRGVISNITSAGELGYSLTYVRSELNYPDVIIESYIPGKEYRLYVVGDKVVGAMNRIPPNVTGDGVNSIESLIELKNKERELNPRLVSCPINVNEDVIEYMGRKGYSLATVPEPGEQVFLSDKSNISLGGDPVDVIDELPNEIKDTAVNAIKAVPRLFHGAVDLIIHIDKPASEAGFVIELNPTAQLGGLLYPIKGEPRDIPAAIIDYYFPETVALKVNKKQTYFDFQDVLEPLQSRDANTTTVTPSPMEKLHAKKYTVSGEVQDIGYHRGLRKQAFERELHGFVMNMENGDIEVVVAGTDPEMVDDFRNGLLEDEERSHIMEIQVQDYEEPIKVGFEIKADLKTQREEIKQFKQEFEVTELAMKRAEVQRRKFYGSLSWRATKPIRLAGALLKKFK, from the coding sequence ATGGTAGAGAACAACACAGAGTGGCTGCCGCATCTGTCCAGTGAAATTATTTCAGAAGCACATGGCAATTTACTGGACGCATATGCTGTCGCCCTTGAAGGCTGGCGGAGAGGACTGACATTACGGTGGCATGTGAAGAATTCGGAAAAATTCAGTGAAATGTATACGTGGTATGTTGATAACCCCGGACAGCTTTTTTCCCTAAGCTCCAAAGACCGGACGCATTATTTTTTCCGGACAAGAGGGGATAAAGTCAGCAATGAAGCTGTGGTAATCGGCAAGGATAAGGAAAAAACAAAACAAACATTAAAAGAAGCTGGAGTCCCCGTTCCGGACGGCAGACAATTCACTGAAGAAGCAACCGATGACACCATCATCGAATATGCAAACGAAATCGGCTATCCCGTTGTACTGAAACCGACAGACGGCAGCTTTGGCAGAGGCGTTATTTCCAATATTACAAGCGCAGGTGAGCTGGGATACTCACTTACATATGTGCGTTCAGAACTGAATTATCCGGATGTCATTATTGAAAGTTATATACCCGGAAAAGAATATCGTCTTTACGTTGTCGGTGACAAGGTAGTGGGTGCAATGAACCGGATTCCACCTAACGTAACAGGTGACGGCGTTAATTCAATCGAATCCTTAATCGAACTGAAAAATAAAGAACGTGAATTGAACCCCCGTCTTGTCAGTTGCCCGATCAATGTAAATGAAGATGTGATTGAATATATGGGTCGGAAAGGCTATTCATTGGCAACTGTACCCGAGCCAGGCGAACAAGTCTTTTTAAGTGATAAAAGCAACATTTCACTCGGTGGCGACCCAGTCGATGTGATAGATGAACTTCCGAACGAAATTAAAGACACAGCAGTCAATGCTATCAAAGCTGTTCCCAGATTGTTTCATGGAGCGGTTGACTTGATTATTCACATTGACAAACCTGCAAGTGAAGCTGGGTTTGTCATCGAACTGAACCCGACAGCCCAACTCGGTGGACTCCTATATCCGATTAAAGGAGAACCCCGTGACATACCGGCTGCCATCATTGATTATTATTTTCCGGAAACAGTAGCGTTAAAGGTCAATAAAAAGCAGACATATTTTGATTTTCAAGATGTTCTGGAGCCGTTGCAATCAAGAGACGCTAACACCACCACTGTCACACCATCCCCTATGGAAAAACTGCATGCCAAAAAATATACCGTCAGCGGGGAGGTTCAGGATATTGGCTATCATCGTGGTTTGCGCAAACAGGCATTTGAACGAGAACTGCATGGATTTGTCATGAATATGGAAAATGGTGATATTGAAGTGGTTGTAGCCGGAACAGATCCTGAAATGGTTGATGATTTCAGAAACGGACTGCTGGAAGATGAAGAACGCTCTCATATTATGGAAATTCAAGTACAGGATTATGAAGAGCCGATTAAGGTCGGTTTTGAAATAAAAGCTGATTTAAAAACACAACGCGAAGAAATAAAGCAATTCAAGCAGGAATTTGAAGTCACCGAATTAGCGATGAAGCGAGCAGAAGTACAGCGCAGAAAGTTTTACGGAAGCTTGTCTTGGCGAGCGACAAAACCAATCAGGCTTGCCGGTGCCCTGCTGAAGAAATTCAAATAA
- a CDS encoding CapA family protein, producing MNNDNSVSLTAVGDVLPHGRVYGGTKKKSDYKFGEKLENAAHLLGKTDITVANLETIIAGKDIGLTSYPRFNCPVELGYTLKDMGVDIVSIANNHMLDRGEEGLLKSISNLKEIGLEYDGGYKSFEDRDRLRIIKKNGLRICFVSFTRGTNSIEIPEDKPYLSNSLKEINPLKIYSTLRRIKKNKLADVIVANMHFGEEYHLYPSSTQREMSASLADAGADVILGHHPHVLQPPEWIETSRGTKSFAAYSMGNFFTGQNGLHRQIGAVLSLDITKPRENYTGIEIKNPKYELTFVSNERHRNYKIHVFRDWIKENKEIKTAEFVFDSNQVYEDVVNRMRKEIKSLEIN from the coding sequence ATGAATAACGATAATAGCGTTTCTTTGACAGCTGTAGGCGATGTCTTACCACATGGCAGAGTATATGGCGGAACCAAAAAGAAATCTGATTATAAATTTGGTGAGAAATTAGAAAATGCTGCTCATTTATTAGGTAAGACGGATATTACAGTTGCAAATTTAGAAACAATTATTGCTGGTAAAGATATCGGCCTTACTTCTTATCCACGGTTTAATTGCCCGGTGGAATTAGGTTATACGCTGAAAGACATGGGCGTAGACATTGTTAGTATTGCCAATAATCATATGCTGGACCGCGGTGAAGAAGGGTTATTGAAATCCATAAGCAATTTAAAGGAAATTGGTTTGGAGTATGATGGAGGCTATAAATCTTTTGAAGATCGGGACAGATTGCGTATCATTAAGAAAAATGGCCTCAGAATTTGTTTTGTATCTTTCACAAGAGGTACAAACTCTATTGAAATTCCTGAAGACAAGCCATATCTGTCTAACTCTCTGAAAGAAATAAATCCTTTGAAAATATACAGTACACTGAGAAGAATCAAAAAGAACAAGCTTGCTGATGTCATTGTTGCAAATATGCATTTCGGCGAAGAATATCACCTATATCCATCATCCACTCAAAGGGAGATGTCTGCTTCATTAGCTGATGCGGGCGCCGATGTAATACTTGGTCACCATCCACATGTGTTACAGCCACCTGAGTGGATTGAGACGTCCCGCGGAACTAAATCATTTGCCGCTTACTCAATGGGCAACTTCTTTACAGGTCAGAATGGGTTACATAGGCAAATTGGCGCGGTATTGTCATTGGATATTACAAAACCAAGAGAAAACTACACAGGTATTGAAATCAAAAATCCAAAATATGAACTGACCTTTGTAAGTAATGAAAGACACAGAAACTATAAAATTCACGTCTTCCGTGACTGGATAAAAGAAAATAAAGAAATAAAAACTGCAGAATTTGTATTTGACTCTAATCAGGTGTATGAAGACGTAGTCAATAGAATGCGAAAAGAAATTAAATCACTTGAGATCAACTAA